A window of the Spirochaetae bacterium HGW-Spirochaetae-1 genome harbors these coding sequences:
- a CDS encoding 5-dehydro-4-deoxy-D-glucuronate isomerase codes for MKLDVRYANHPNDSKRYDTEELRKHYLVESVFEAETLRLTYSHQDRMIAGGAMPLRSGLRLEAGKEFGTEYFLERRELGIINIGGAGSITLDGKEYGLESRDGMYIGMGIKEVILKSADPKNPAKFYLNSAPAHQEYPSALIRFKDANPLHMGDQANLNKRTIYQYIHPKVCKSCQLVMGMTLLEPHNVWNTMPCHTHERRMEVYFYFDMNDETRVFHLMGRPRETRHIVMKNEQAVISPSWSIHSGVGTSNYSFIWGMCGENQTFDDMDHSAMEDLF; via the coding sequence ATGAAACTTGACGTTCGCTATGCCAACCATCCCAATGACAGTAAAAGATATGACACCGAAGAGCTACGGAAGCATTACCTTGTTGAATCGGTGTTTGAGGCCGAGACTCTGCGACTTACCTACAGCCATCAGGATCGGATGATCGCCGGCGGTGCCATGCCCCTGCGGTCGGGCCTGAGGCTCGAGGCCGGGAAAGAGTTCGGCACCGAATACTTTCTGGAACGCCGCGAGCTGGGGATTATCAATATAGGGGGCGCCGGCAGCATCACCCTGGACGGAAAGGAATATGGGCTTGAATCCCGGGACGGAATGTATATCGGTATGGGGATTAAAGAGGTAATCCTTAAGAGTGCCGATCCAAAAAATCCCGCGAAATTTTATTTGAATTCAGCCCCGGCCCACCAGGAATATCCATCCGCGTTGATCCGGTTCAAGGACGCCAATCCCCTGCACATGGGAGACCAGGCGAACCTGAACAAGCGGACCATTTATCAGTACATCCACCCGAAGGTCTGTAAGAGCTGCCAGCTGGTCATGGGGATGACCCTCCTGGAACCCCATAATGTCTGGAACACCATGCCCTGCCACACCCATGAACGGCGGATGGAGGTCTATTTCTATTTCGACATGAACGATGAGACCCGGGTCTTTCACCTCATGGGCCGGCCCCGGGAGACCCGTCACATCGTCATGAAAAATGAACAGGCTGTAATCTCACCAAGCTGGTCCATACATTCCGGTGTGGGAACCAGCAATTACAGCTTTATCTGGGGAATGTGCGGCGAGAATCAGACCTTCGATGACATGGATCACTCCGCCATGGAGGATCTGTTCTGA
- a CDS encoding MFS transporter: protein MIGNNPHKKLTRFEGLSFASGDLYGGGAQTMIAFFYLRFLTDMVGLQPGLAALIIAISKIWDAVSDPLMGVITDNTRSRWGRRKPWFLVGFFAIIIAMFLLWLPVQFENTSFRAAFVLFSYLFYSTVQTIIMVPYSAMSAEISMDYEERNFVNGSRLLFSQLSTLLAAVLPLTIVSAFADARIGYNVMALVFGVFYALPFLLIFLICNERVPEPGEKARFDIRLFVKPLKLRSFRLLIAMYLGAFLMMDIISAVFTYYMDYFLLRPKELEYVLGTLLIVSTCLVPLVIYLANRLGKAKSFFIFLAVWLLGIALISQVNTNWPNWSIYVIAAIMGIGTTGGIVTPWIMYPDVTDVGELVFGKRVSGSFSGLMTFFRKLSGALAIFIVGQILQFAGYRIPIQEMTGGKLVVTKFLQPESVIISLRLIVAVIPLFLLGVVFFAARRYPLTRELHTRLVNVLKFKRGEQPETPAIKADEEELIRVLA, encoded by the coding sequence ATGATCGGCAATAACCCACATAAAAAACTTACCCGTTTCGAGGGCCTAAGCTTTGCCTCGGGAGATCTTTACGGCGGCGGCGCCCAGACCATGATCGCCTTTTTTTATCTCCGGTTTCTCACCGATATGGTGGGCCTGCAGCCGGGACTGGCCGCTCTCATCATCGCCATTTCCAAGATATGGGACGCCGTGAGCGATCCCCTCATGGGAGTCATCACGGACAATACCAGGAGCCGATGGGGCCGCCGGAAGCCCTGGTTTCTTGTGGGATTCTTCGCCATAATCATCGCCATGTTTCTCCTCTGGCTTCCTGTCCAATTCGAAAACACCAGTTTCAGGGCCGCCTTCGTTCTTTTTTCCTATCTTTTTTATTCAACGGTACAGACCATTATCATGGTTCCCTATTCGGCCATGAGCGCTGAGATCAGCATGGATTATGAGGAACGTAACTTTGTCAACGGGTCCCGTCTCCTTTTCTCACAGCTGTCAACCCTCCTGGCTGCAGTGCTTCCTCTGACTATTGTTAGCGCCTTTGCCGACGCCAGGATCGGCTACAATGTCATGGCCCTGGTCTTTGGCGTGTTCTACGCTCTCCCCTTTCTGTTAATCTTTTTAATCTGCAATGAACGGGTGCCGGAGCCGGGAGAAAAGGCAAGGTTTGATATCCGGCTTTTTGTCAAACCCCTGAAACTCCGGTCCTTTCGACTCCTTATTGCCATGTATCTGGGCGCCTTCCTGATGATGGATATTATTTCTGCGGTCTTCACCTACTACATGGACTATTTTCTCCTTCGTCCAAAAGAGCTCGAATACGTCCTGGGAACACTGCTTATCGTCAGCACCTGCCTGGTGCCCCTGGTCATCTATCTGGCCAACAGACTGGGCAAGGCAAAGTCTTTTTTTATCTTTCTCGCCGTCTGGCTCCTGGGGATAGCGCTCATTTCCCAGGTAAACACCAACTGGCCGAACTGGAGTATCTATGTTATCGCGGCCATCATGGGTATAGGCACAACCGGCGGAATTGTTACTCCCTGGATCATGTATCCCGATGTCACCGATGTGGGGGAGCTGGTCTTTGGTAAACGGGTGAGCGGTTCCTTCAGCGGTCTCATGACCTTTTTCCGGAAATTAAGCGGTGCCCTGGCCATCTTTATCGTCGGCCAGATACTTCAGTTTGCCGGTTACCGCATCCCCATCCAGGAGATGACGGGGGGAAAGCTTGTGGTGACAAAATTCCTTCAGCCTGAATCCGTTATTATCTCCCTGAGGCTCATCGTGGCGGTGATTCCCCTGTTCCTCCTTGGAGTGGTGTTCTTTGCCGCCCGCCGTTATCCACTCACCAGGGAACTTCATACGCGCCTCGTTAATGTCCTTAAATTTAAGAGAGGCGAACAGCCGGAAACACCGGCAATCAAAGCCGATGAAGAGGAGCTTATTCGCGTGCTTGCATAA
- a CDS encoding 2-dehydro-3-deoxygluconokinase: protein MAKIITLGEIMLRLSTRENQRFSQARDFYATYGGGEANVAASLANFGHETEFISRLPDNALADGAIKFLRGHGVGTRHILRGGERMGIYFLEPGASMRPSRIIYDRARSAMAEADHRDFHWESIFREARWFHWSGITPALSDSAAELTRQACMAAKAAGAVISVDLNFRKKLWSPQKAISVMTPLMEYVDVCIGNEEDAQNCLGFTPEGSDAAAGKLNLEGYRTMFQGMRDRFGFSTIASSLRESISADDNRWSGILYDGTEFITSRQYHIHIIDRVGTGDSFSAGLIHSLLDGDTAGAINFAVAASALKHTIPGDINLSTLSEVQELLSGDGTGRVQR from the coding sequence ATGGCGAAAATAATCACTCTGGGGGAGATCATGCTGCGTCTCTCCACCCGTGAAAACCAGCGCTTTTCTCAGGCCCGGGATTTTTACGCCACCTATGGAGGCGGCGAAGCGAATGTGGCTGCCAGCCTTGCCAATTTTGGACATGAAACAGAGTTTATCTCCCGGCTTCCGGACAACGCCCTGGCCGACGGGGCTATAAAATTTCTCAGGGGTCATGGAGTGGGAACCCGTCATATTCTGCGGGGCGGTGAACGGATGGGAATCTACTTTCTGGAACCGGGGGCAAGTATGCGGCCGTCAAGGATTATCTATGACCGGGCACGCTCGGCCATGGCTGAAGCGGACCACCGGGATTTTCACTGGGAGTCCATTTTCCGCGAAGCCCGGTGGTTTCACTGGTCCGGTATTACTCCGGCACTATCGGACAGCGCAGCTGAACTTACCCGGCAAGCCTGTATGGCGGCGAAGGCCGCCGGAGCCGTAATTTCCGTAGACCTGAATTTCCGGAAAAAGCTGTGGAGTCCGCAAAAGGCCATATCAGTGATGACACCCCTTATGGAATACGTGGATGTCTGCATCGGGAACGAGGAGGACGCCCAGAACTGCCTGGGATTCACGCCGGAAGGAAGCGATGCTGCCGCCGGGAAGCTCAACCTCGAGGGATACCGTACCATGTTTCAGGGAATGCGCGATCGCTTCGGGTTTTCCACCATCGCCAGCAGCCTGAGGGAGAGCATCTCTGCCGACGATAACCGGTGGAGCGGTATTCTCTATGACGGTACGGAATTTATTACCTCGCGACAATATCATATCCACATCATCGACCGGGTGGGGACAGGCGACAGTTTCTCCGCGGGCCTCATTCACAGTCTTCTCGATGGTGATACTGCCGGGGCGATCAACTTCGCCGTGGCCGCCTCGGCCCTGAAACACACCATTCCGGGGGACATCAACCTGTCCACCCTGAGCGAGGTGCAGGAACTCCTTTCCGGCGACGGCACTGGCAGGGTCCAGAGGTAA
- the kduD gene encoding 2-deoxy-D-gluconate 3-dehydrogenase, translating into MILDTFKLKGKTAIVTGTSRGLGQAIARGLSEAGANIVGVSNESSQETGLLIEKNGGRYLELQVDLRTTAGIPGIISEGLRAFGSLDILVNNAGIIRRNDALDFTEEDWDAVMDINLKSLFFLSQASARQFVIQGRGGKIINIASMLSYQGGVRVASYTSSKSGVMGLTRLLANEWAKHNIQVNAIAPGYMATENTAPLRADEKRSTEILDRIPAGRWGVPEDLQGAAVFLAGSASDYINGFTLAVDGGWLAR; encoded by the coding sequence ATGATTCTGGACACATTTAAACTTAAGGGTAAAACAGCCATCGTCACCGGTACCTCTCGGGGCCTCGGCCAGGCCATAGCCCGGGGACTCTCTGAAGCCGGGGCAAACATTGTCGGTGTGAGCAACGAGAGTTCCCAGGAGACCGGTTTACTAATCGAAAAGAACGGCGGCCGGTACCTGGAACTCCAGGTGGACCTGAGAACCACCGCGGGGATACCGGGAATCATAAGTGAAGGACTCCGGGCCTTCGGCTCCCTGGATATCCTGGTGAACAACGCCGGCATCATCCGGCGCAATGACGCCCTGGACTTCACCGAGGAGGACTGGGACGCTGTCATGGACATCAACCTGAAAAGTCTCTTCTTTCTCTCCCAGGCGTCGGCCCGGCAATTCGTCATCCAGGGCCGGGGGGGCAAGATTATCAATATCGCCTCCATGCTGAGCTACCAGGGGGGTGTCCGCGTCGCCTCCTACACCAGCAGCAAGAGCGGCGTCATGGGCCTTACCCGTCTCCTGGCCAACGAATGGGCAAAACACAACATCCAGGTGAACGCCATCGCCCCGGGATACATGGCCACTGAAAATACCGCACCCTTGAGGGCCGATGAAAAACGGAGCACCGAGATACTGGACCGAATCCCGGCGGGCCGCTGGGGAGTTCCCGAGGATCTCCAGGGAGCGGCGGTTTTCCTTGCCGGCTCCGCTTCCGATTATATCAACGGGTTTACCCTGGCCGTGGACGGCGGATGGCTCGCCCGGTAA